A window of Aricia agestis chromosome 3, ilAriAges1.1, whole genome shotgun sequence contains these coding sequences:
- the LOC121725666 gene encoding calponin homology domain-containing protein DDB_G0272472 isoform X3, producing the protein MFNFFKRKGGKAEPGTPEAGRKLPSDGRPMSVESRAPRNDNDVTNERTGTLRKDVINLLIPETDYAQKNTGVSALFSIMGKRKRNRRKGKQQKETARVEESDERAPPTPAPAENIQAAEPPSDPADCIKALVLQKYAKPEPKQQHVSLVYVGDDPPRDEKKHAEALLREIARTIDCEIDRLHVNQMGADNSKRPERNEPIYESVRDEFKDEVERELQKIKLHDEMMEEPRKSNLKPPRSDNEGCSDDDRSDNGKKRVTFRKRIVFDDGEEQTDDGDDSSFESLTSEEAEYLDDGPDNDELLGGFVVKDNTTIIDVGEPIVKVECVDDLRRITSDNSDSGFIECERNESGDETSDVKSMVECDSEDEEVEIEEIEEESGSEVTDEEEDNDDLKTLVSQESKFHSQVAALTELAETRCDEAERARDLIAACRKDIEAKDQEIEQIKCELAAAYKESELVRQRARALEDELNAAKNCSADLADELQRRNDETIRELRAELEDSNTHRAELESRTEALIKEKQQLLQEKLVQEQKAKEALEAAEANTNKWRAAHEAARSQASARAERMLADCEWKMRELEKRARDAEKHNRELTESVEKLKDAPANPSHVAELQQLRGLATEQQRSVQSLTLQLQQIETREETLKLEVHRLKDLLEREAQLRKSKEEQHLQALQRLENQHDAKVAALRAEHTEALASAASARAAMERAQAERTRTALAQLRAEHERDSKNAERKLRELSTRFENLKEVLASKESQFEKSIAEANSKADWDILQLRHLLDKADINYANNIEALTERYEKEKERITEEWAEKFRVLEEETKNAAEEARKLLEVTKRNLIAEKNDQISKLKEKHRIEMEEQWEQFMADKEHCLERMKTECQQEGQEERSKREKDLLVEIEELKSQLKLGGSDLDRLKMETAAVGRTLAVTEQELSCSCVGVLAASCACALTGSLRLALGTFLLSLALYFYIKIYRRYKV; encoded by the exons ATGTTCaacttttttaaaagaaaaggCGGGAAGGCCGAGCCGGGAACGCCCGAGGCCGGCCGGAAACTCCCGAGCGACGGCCGGCCAATGTCAGTCGAGTCGCGTGCGCCGCGAAACGACAATGACGTAACGAACGAGAGGACCGGGACTCTTCGCAAGGATGTGATTAACCTGCTGATACCGGAGACAGATTACGCGCAAAAAAATACGGGAGTGAGCGCCCTCTTTAGCATCATGGggaaaagaaaaagaaacagACGCAAAGGCAAGCAACAGAAAGAGACGGCCCGAGTCGAAGAATCCGACGAGCGCGCGCCGCCTACGCCCGCGCCCGCCGAAAATATACAGGCGGCCGAACCGCCCAGTGATCCCGCGGACTGCATCAAGGCGCTCGTGTTGCAGAAGTACGCCAAGCCCGAGCCCAAACAACAGCACGTGTCGCTCGTGTACGTCGGCGACGACCCGCCCCGCGACGAGAAGAAGCATGCCGAGGCGCTGCTGCGCGAGATCGCGCGGACCATCGACTGCGAGATAGACCGACTCCATGTGAATCAAATGGGCGCCGACAACAGCAAGAGACCGGAGAGAAACGAGCCCATATACGAGAGCGTGCGGGACGAGTTCAAGGATGAGGTCGAGAGGGAGCTGCAGAAGATCAAGCTCCACGATGAGATGATGGAGGAGCCGAGGAAGTCCAACCTGAAGCCGCCGCGCTCCGACAACGAGGGCTGCTCCGACGACGACCGCTCCGACAACGGCAAGAAGCGCGTCACGTTCCGGAAGAGGATCGTGTTCGACGACGGCGAGGAGCAGACCGACGACGGCGACGACTCGTCGTTCGAGTCGCTCACGTCGGAGGAGGCGGAGTACCTCGACGACGGGCCCGACAACGACGAGCTGCTGGGCGGCTTCGTCGTCAAGGACAACACGACCATCATCGACGTCGGCGAGCCGATCGTCAAGGTGGAGTGCGTGGACGACTTGAGGAGGATCACCAGTGACAACAGTGACAGTGGGTTCATCGAGTGCGAGCGGAACGAGTCCGGGGACGAGACCAGTGACGTTAAGAGTATGGTGGAGTGTGACAGTGAGGACGAGGAGGTGGAGATCGAGGAGATCGAGGAGGAGAGTGGCTCCGAGGTCACCGACGAGGAGGAGGACAATGATGATTT GAAGACGCTGGTCTCCCAGGAGAGCAAGTTCCACAGCCAGGTGGCGGCGCTGACGGAGCTCGCGGAGACGCGGTGTGATGAGGCGGAGAGGGCCAGGGACCTCATCGCCGCCTGCAGAAAGGACATCGAGGCCAAGGACCAGGAGATTGAAC AGATAAAATGCGAGCTGGCAGCGGCGTACAAGGAGTCGGAGCTGGTGCGGCAGCGCGCGCGGGCGCTGGAGGACGAGCTCAACGCCGCCAAGAACTGCTCCGCCGACCTCGCCGACGAGCTGCAGAGGCGAAATG ATGAAACAATACGTGAGTTGCGGGCAGAACTCGAGGACTCGAACACGCATCGGGCCGAGCTGGAATCCAGGACAGAGGCGCTGATAAAGGAGAAACAGCAGTTGCTGCAAGAAAAACTTGTACAGGAACAGAAAGCTAAGGAG GCGCTAGAAGCGGCGGAGGCGAACACTAACAAATGGCGCGCGGCACACGAGGCGGCGCGCTCGCAGGCGTCCGCGCGCGCCGAGCGCATGCTCGCCGACTGCGAGTGGAAGATGCGCGAGCTCGAGAAACGCGCGAGAGACGCCGAGAAACACAACAGAGAG CTCACAGAATCAGTGGAAAAACTGAAGGATGCTCCTGCCAACCCGTCCCACGTGGCCGAGCTCCAGCAGCTACGGGGGCTGGCGACCGAGCAGCAGAGATCAGTTCAATCTCTCACACTGCAGCTGCAGCAGATTGAAACTAGAGAAGAGACTCTCAAATTGGAAGTACACAGACTCAAAGACCTTCTCGAGAGAGAAGCACAGCTGAGGAAAAGCAAGGAGGAACAGCATTTACAG gcGTTACAGAGGCTAGAAAACCAGCACGATGCGAAGGTGGCAGCCCTGCGCGCCGAGCACACGGAGGCGCTCGCTAGCGCGGCGAGCGCGCGGGCGGCGATGGAACGAGCGCAGGCCGAGCGCACGCGAACCGCATTAGCGCAGCTGCGAGCCGAACACGAGCGGGACAGTAAAAACGCTGAGCGGAAACTTAGGGAGCTATCAACGAGG TTTGAAAACCTCAAAGAAGTATTAGCTTCAAAAGAATCACAGTTTGAGAAATCAATAGCAGAAGCCAACAGTAAAGCGGACTGGGATATTCTCCAGCTGAGGCATCTACTGGACAAGGCCGACATCAACTACGCTAATAACATAGAGGCGTTGACAGAAAGATACGAAAAAGAAAAAG AAAGAATAACAGAAGAGTGGGCAGAAAAGTTCCGCGTGCTAGAAGAAGAAACAAAAAATGCTGCCGAAGAAGCCCGAAAACTGTTGGAAGTTACGAAAAGAAACCTCATAGCTGAGAAAAATGATCAAATCAGTAAACTTAAGGAAAAACATAGAATTGAAATGG AGGAGCAATGGGAGCAGTTCATGGCAGACAAAGAGCATTGTCTAGAGCGGATGAAGACGGAGTGTCAGCAGGAGGGACAAGAGGAGAGGTCCAAGAGAGAGAAGGACTTGCTGGTCGAGATTGAAG
- the LOC121725684 gene encoding uncharacterized PE-PGRS family protein PE_PGRS46-like has translation MGDVHVVDGDGGGVHVVDGDSGVHVVDGDGGVHVVDDGPGGVHVVDDDGSGVHVVDDDGSGIHVVDGDGGGVHVVDGDGGGVHFVDGGPGGR, from the exons ATGGGTGACGTGCACGTAGTTGACGgggat GGTGGCGGTGTACATGTAGTGGATGGAGATAGTGGTGTTCACGTCGTGGACGGAGACGGCGGAGTCCACGTGGTAGATGATGGCCCCGGAGGTGTACATGTAGTGGATGATGATGGTAGTGGTGTTCACGTAGTGGATGATGATGGTAGTGGTATTCATGTCGTGGATGGCGACGGCGGCGGTGTTCATGTTGTGGATGGAGATGGCGGTGGTGTTCATTTTGTGGACGGAGGACCCG GTGGCAGATAA
- the LOC121725501 gene encoding uncharacterized protein LOC121725501, giving the protein MNGKNYPVVSKQMLLKSSLEVCEFCEEAFTNRYDSLIHNATHIIIPIIRQNLVVCSKCDYECASQNDLHQHIITEHPLIIKTEKLNLWDIKEENHAIDQKLPENDDVEEVKFISNNNLIEIQEDDCSEAGSDLIITNESNSSLDDIIEIVETISSPASKKMPSFKDRLVFESDDDVDTLSDSGCVEEYQPTMLDNTATKLSFDFNVTRSVPELANKVDSPLMFKIVNQNAEILPDEYNYHSLMRPNTLFCRYCSAMFLERFTLIVHEQKHIKFKNKIMGMLCLHCDKYIAGNYTHLSKHIDAKHSKDKYKVYCTSVCKKCGLQYRSYKHHIHNYHFTKCCNINKFVTDNHFKNHLDKCLCHTHVLSVCPPCNIALKEDNNFKCMTLGIKHLKGVLQECKKCNRKVNEIISVKLSCKIQSQYQCWYVQDKPLSNKDRLKNIRMRLKKLNILSKMYCFVLIFVDNNNLVLN; this is encoded by the exons atgAATGGAAAGAACTATCCAGTTGTATCAAAACAGATGCTTCTAAAAAGCAGCTTAGAGGTTTGCGAGTTTTGCGAAGAAGCCTTTACGAACAG GTATGACAGCTTAATACATAATGCAACTCACATAATAATACCAATAATTAGGCAAAACCTTGTTGTGTGCAGCAAGTGTGATTACGAGTGTGCATCACAAAATGACCTCCATCAACATATTATTACTGAACATCCTTTGATTATAAAAActgaaaaactaaatttatggGACATTAAAGAGGAGAATCATGCCATAGATCAAAAACTTCCAGAAAATGACGATGTTGAGGAAGTTAAgtttataagtaataacaatttaATTGAAATACAAGAAGATGACTGTTCCGAGGCCGGCTCCGACTTAATCATCACAAACGAAAGCAATTCTAGTCTAGATGATATTATTGAGATAGTAGAAACAATTAGCAGTCCAGCCAGCAAAAAAATGCCATCTTTCAAAGACAGACTGGTGTTTGAAAGTGATGATGACGTAGACACATTATCAGACTCAGGTTGTGTAGAAGAGTACCAACCTACAATGCTGGATAATACAGCTACAAAGCTCTCCTTTGATTTTAATGTTACCAGAAGTGTGCCAGAACTTGCAAATAAAGTTGATTCACCATTAATGTTCAAAATTGTTAACCAGAATGCAGAAATATTACCCGATGAGTATAATTACCATAGTTTGATGAGACCAAACACATTATTCTGTAGATATTGCTCAGCTATGTTTCTAGAgag gTTTACTTTAATAGTACACGAGCAGaaacatataaaatttaaaaataaaataatgggcATGCTGTGCTTGCACTGCGATAAGTACATAGCGGGCAACTACACCCACCTCTCCAAGCACATTGACGCCAAACACAGTAAAGATAAATACAAGGTGTACTGTACTAGTGTGTGTAAGAAGTGCGGCCTGCAGTATCGAAGCTACAAGCATCACATACACAACTATCACTTTACAAAGTGTTGCAATATCAACAAGTTTGTGACCGACAACCACTTCAAGAACCACCTGGACAAGTGTCTCTGCCACACGCACGTCCTGTCCGTGTGTCCGCCGTGCAACATAGCTTTAAAGGAGGACAACAATTTCAAGTGCATGACTCTAGGCATTAAACATTTGAAAGGGGTGCTACAGGAGTGTAAGAAGTGTAATAGAAAAGTAAACGAAATAATAAGTGTAAAACTGAGCTGCAAAATACAATCTCAATATCAGTGTTGGTACGTTCAAGACAAACCGCTTTCTAATAAGGATAGGTTGAAAAATATAAGGATGaggttaaagaaattaaatatattgagtaaaatgtattgttttgttttaatcttTGTTGATAATAACAACCTAGTATTAAACTAG